The Candidatus Schneideria nysicola genome contains a region encoding:
- the rpmI gene encoding 50S ribosomal protein L35, translating into MKKIKTLRSAAKRLKKTASGHFKHKRSNLRHILTKKASKRRRHLRHKSLISKADLSTVLCYLPYSIN; encoded by the coding sequence ATGAAAAAAATTAAAACATTACGTAGTGCAGCAAAACGTTTAAAAAAAACTGCTTCAGGACATTTTAAACATAAACGTTCTAATCTTCGCCATATTCTTACTAAGAAAGCATCGAAACGTAGAAGACATCTCCGTCATAAGTCTTTAATTTCTAAAGCCGATCTATCTACTGTTTTATGCTATTTACCATATAGTATTAATTAA
- the rplT gene encoding 50S ribosomal protein L20, translated as MTRIKRGVVAHARHKKIMKKAKGYYGARSRSYRVAFQAVIKAGQYAYRDRRQKKRQFRRLWITRINAAVRQHGISYNIFIAGLKKASININRYILSEIAIFDKKTFTFLVTKAKEAMLFHIDTPALLKK; from the coding sequence ATGACGCGTATAAAAAGAGGCGTAGTTGCTCATGCTCGACATAAAAAAATCATGAAAAAAGCTAAAGGTTATTACGGTGCACGTTCTCGATCTTACCGAGTAGCTTTCCAAGCAGTGATAAAAGCGGGACAATATGCTTATCGTGATCGTCGTCAGAAAAAGCGTCAATTTCGTCGACTTTGGATTACTCGAATCAATGCAGCTGTTCGTCAACATGGTATTTCCTATAATATTTTTATAGCAGGCTTAAAAAAAGCATCGATTAATATTAATCGTTATATTCTCTCCGAGATAGCAATTTTTGATAAAAAAACTTTTACTTTTTTAGTAACAAAAGCAAAAGAAGCGATGTTATTTCATATTGATACTCCTGCGCTATTAAAAAAATAG